One genomic region from Clostridia bacterium encodes:
- a CDS encoding cold-shock protein: protein MVGTVKWFNAEKGFGFIEREGGDDVFVHFSAIKIDGYKSLQEGQRVQFDLENGQRGPQAANVVPY from the coding sequence ATGGTAGGCACAGTAAAATGGTTTAATGCGGAAAAAGGTTTTGGATTTATTGAAAGAGAAGGTGGAGATGACGTATTTGTACATTTCTCCGCAATAAAGATAGATGGTTACAAATCTCTTCAAGAAGGGCAGAGGGTACAATTTGACCTGGAAAACGGACAGAGAGGGCCTCAGGCAGCAAACGTAGTTCCATATTAA
- a CDS encoding chemotaxis protein CheX, with the protein MFTQFFGSYLLNKKLVTPEQLKDALDYQKNVHLKLGVMAVNSGYMSAADVSAVHGMQAKVDKKFGELAIEMGFLDEEKLKVLLSTQKSGHLLLGQAMVDKGYMTLEKFSEALDDYKKDYSLTNEQFNSLQNEDIDEIVNTFYSFDNSDESKVYKGYFALLIRNIIRFIDADFRPLNPISVNEYKFDWMAAQEIKGEASLYTCIAADQKTFIAFAGRYADEAYTENDEYVQAAVGEFLNLINGLFLVNMSNDDIELELEPQYVSSGKNLTKLTEAFCIPVEFSFGRIDFIISKSIPVIL; encoded by the coding sequence ATGTTTACTCAATTTTTTGGCAGTTACCTTTTAAATAAGAAACTGGTCACCCCTGAGCAATTGAAAGATGCATTGGATTATCAGAAAAATGTACACCTAAAGCTGGGTGTAATGGCAGTCAACTCAGGCTATATGTCAGCAGCTGATGTGAGTGCAGTACACGGCATGCAGGCGAAAGTAGACAAAAAATTCGGCGAGTTGGCAATAGAAATGGGCTTTCTGGATGAGGAAAAACTTAAAGTCCTGCTTTCAACACAAAAATCAGGACACTTACTCCTAGGGCAGGCAATGGTGGACAAGGGATATATGACACTGGAGAAGTTCAGTGAAGCTCTTGATGACTATAAGAAAGATTACAGCCTTACTAATGAACAGTTCAATTCACTTCAGAATGAGGATATAGATGAAATAGTAAATACTTTCTATAGTTTTGACAATTCAGATGAAAGTAAGGTCTATAAAGGCTATTTTGCCCTGCTCATCAGAAATATCATCAGATTTATTGATGCGGATTTCAGACCACTTAATCCTATATCAGTGAATGAATATAAGTTTGACTGGATGGCTGCTCAGGAAATCAAAGGGGAGGCAAGTCTTTATACATGCATAGCTGCAGATCAAAAAACCTTTATCGCTTTTGCAGGCAGATATGCTGATGAAGCCTATACTGAAAATGATGAGTATGTACAGGCAGCTGTAGGAGAGTTTTTAAACCTTATTAACGGATTGTTTCTTGTAAACATGTCAAATGATGATATTGAGCTTGAACTGGAGCCCCAATATGTCAGTAGCGGCAAGAATTTGACAAAGCTTACCGAAGCTTTTTGCATCCCGGTTGAGTTCTCTTTTGGAAGGATTGATTTCATCATATCAAAATCTATTCCAGTTATCCTTTGA
- a CDS encoding M6 family metalloprotease domain-containing protein: protein MKHIMKSIFKTTLLLLVYMLFFRQTVTAAPAAPIESNFVQPSGESFKASLGGDEWLNWAVSKDEDVLVQDTDGYWKYAEVSGDKLKPGKNKYKIHQKPKNIIKKSDLIKKIKDKKIKKSGNASTALLSSSSGGTASNTVSSGSSSAMQPSAGISQTRKIVLLLIEFSNISIKYSEADWYNRIFNTTGNSVNNYYSEVSNGIFQFSPVNESYGTANNGVIRVKLNYLHPNTGSNTGSANQKIVMDALVAADPSINYSSFDTNNDGIITDSELLIVTVVAGNEAATGGPSPSIWAHKWGFSLSTKLDGKSFGSWKGYTQQSELQYSNMATIGVLCHELGHDLGLPDLYDYDSSSQGVGIHSLMAGGSWGRVAGTSDYPPGSSPTHMDAWCKAYLGFVTPQIVESPGNYTVNSFDTGKYSVLKIPTSNPKEYFLIENRQLKGYDKALSPLYVGPSVPSGGLAIWHIDESISFYRCNDNELHKMVDLEEANEGKLGYSQLDKRLSGSYDHYFYTGSFTTFSPTTVPGSNQYNGTKTNITATVTSPCSSIMTVNITKPVILIPKGALEAPATGATVKRTSSISGWFLDSDGVMRIDVLVDGVVKGQAVYGDARADISSKYPEYNNTNCGFHYDLDVSNLSEGRHVLTIQEVSKSGVKNSLPSIEIIVENMAKTTISYTLSENAYVTVQIYNSEGILIRTLENKVYRNTGINSAKWDGRDSSNKLVDDGVYTYKITATDTSGLVSKPLTGTITIKRAPYIKSITHTPEPFNPDGSNKAVIKYVISEISKVTFSVYDRNGILIFSRENISASMGENSYEWDGRDNTGKIVSSGAYTYKVTPVDSNGNKTLGLSGTITVLVDNTPPVISSDTVRVNPFNIAMLDQDSVRINYNLSENAKVTVKIFDSNGTLVRLVENSLDKAAGSNYVYWDCKDESQKIVKDGDYKYTLQAVDSAGNSSAPVSGIIMIRSALTISSVSVTPNPYSPGGGNVLSISYAVSEPARSKITIGRIGAYTVFEKVTENSTGTVTLSWDGKNSTGSIVPDGEYYYEITAVKPDGTYAKSILGTLMITSKAVIGQKPVIDLNTFNPNPFDPTDSNTAEISYRLSESCSVTINIMDSSNAVIRVLEANTQKSAGVNSIIWDGKSSNGTTIPDGNYTYNITAVDNEGQSGSCSGSFVVKRYPISITSVSDSPDPFIPNGSNKTAIRFTLSKNASAVIRIYDKNNALVKTFTINAAVKGENIIYWDGKTESGNAVKDGSYTYTIDAEDSQGNKSNQVKGTISIDATPPSIYQHYVEPPVIEPD, encoded by the coding sequence ATGAAACATATTATGAAAAGCATATTTAAAACTACATTACTGCTCTTGGTTTACATGCTGTTTTTCAGACAGACAGTCACTGCCGCGCCTGCAGCCCCCATTGAGAGCAATTTTGTACAGCCTTCTGGAGAAAGTTTCAAGGCTTCTCTGGGTGGTGATGAATGGCTGAACTGGGCAGTATCCAAAGATGAGGATGTTTTAGTGCAGGATACGGACGGCTATTGGAAATACGCGGAAGTATCAGGAGATAAACTTAAGCCCGGTAAAAACAAATACAAAATTCACCAAAAACCAAAGAACATAATAAAAAAGAGTGATCTTATAAAGAAAATAAAAGATAAAAAGATCAAGAAATCCGGCAATGCATCTACCGCGCTTCTGTCTTCTTCATCCGGCGGTACTGCTTCAAATACGGTATCATCCGGCAGTTCATCAGCTATGCAACCGTCAGCCGGAATCAGTCAGACAAGAAAAATAGTCCTGCTTCTGATAGAGTTTTCGAATATTAGTATAAAGTATTCCGAAGCTGACTGGTACAACAGGATTTTCAATACCACTGGCAATTCTGTAAATAATTATTATAGTGAAGTATCAAATGGCATATTTCAATTTTCTCCTGTTAATGAAAGCTATGGTACAGCCAATAATGGCGTAATCAGAGTAAAACTTAACTACCTTCACCCAAACACAGGCTCAAATACAGGTTCTGCAAATCAGAAGATTGTAATGGATGCACTGGTTGCAGCAGATCCAAGCATAAACTATTCCAGCTTTGATACCAATAACGATGGAATAATAACTGACAGTGAGTTACTCATAGTTACTGTAGTTGCCGGAAATGAAGCTGCCACCGGTGGCCCAAGTCCAAGTATCTGGGCTCACAAATGGGGTTTCTCGCTATCCACAAAACTAGACGGTAAGTCTTTTGGCAGTTGGAAAGGTTATACCCAACAAAGCGAGCTTCAGTATTCAAACATGGCTACGATAGGGGTTTTATGCCATGAATTGGGACATGACCTGGGATTGCCTGATTTGTATGACTACGACTCCAGTTCTCAAGGCGTAGGGATACATAGCTTGATGGCCGGCGGCAGTTGGGGAAGAGTCGCGGGCACATCAGATTATCCGCCCGGTTCATCACCTACACACATGGACGCATGGTGCAAAGCATACCTTGGATTTGTAACTCCTCAGATTGTGGAATCTCCAGGAAATTATACGGTGAATTCCTTCGACACAGGAAAGTATAGCGTATTAAAGATACCTACATCAAATCCCAAGGAATATTTCTTAATCGAAAACAGACAGCTAAAAGGATATGATAAGGCTCTTTCTCCCCTATATGTCGGTCCTTCTGTTCCAAGCGGAGGTCTGGCAATATGGCATATAGACGAATCCATTTCATTCTACCGCTGCAATGACAATGAGCTTCACAAAATGGTCGACCTGGAAGAAGCAAATGAAGGCAAGCTTGGTTACAGCCAGTTGGATAAAAGGCTATCCGGCTCATATGACCATTACTTTTACACTGGCAGCTTTACAACCTTCAGTCCCACCACAGTTCCCGGCAGCAACCAGTATAACGGTACAAAGACAAATATTACAGCTACTGTAACATCACCCTGTTCAAGTATTATGACTGTCAATATAACAAAGCCTGTAATACTGATACCAAAGGGAGCATTGGAAGCTCCGGCAACCGGAGCCACAGTAAAAAGGACAAGCAGCATCAGCGGCTGGTTCCTGGATTCAGATGGCGTAATGAGAATAGACGTGCTGGTTGACGGGGTAGTAAAGGGCCAGGCAGTGTACGGTGATGCCCGTGCTGATATCTCAAGCAAATACCCTGAATATAATAACACAAATTGCGGCTTCCATTATGACCTCGACGTATCAAACCTCAGTGAGGGCAGACATGTCCTGACAATACAGGAAGTCTCGAAATCAGGAGTTAAAAACTCCCTGCCTTCCATAGAGATAATTGTAGAAAACATGGCTAAAACGACAATATCATATACATTATCGGAAAATGCATATGTCACAGTTCAGATATACAATAGTGAAGGTATTCTTATAAGGACACTTGAAAACAAGGTATATAGAAATACCGGAATAAACTCCGCTAAATGGGATGGAAGAGATTCTTCAAACAAGCTGGTCGACGATGGTGTCTATACATATAAAATCACGGCTACTGATACATCCGGCCTGGTATCCAAGCCTTTGACAGGTACTATAACAATAAAGCGGGCTCCCTACATAAAATCCATAACCCATACACCTGAGCCTTTTAACCCCGATGGTTCAAACAAAGCTGTTATAAAATATGTAATATCCGAAATTTCTAAAGTCACATTCAGTGTTTATGACCGGAACGGCATATTGATATTCAGCAGGGAAAACATATCTGCTTCTATGGGAGAGAACTCATATGAGTGGGATGGCAGGGATAATACCGGAAAAATAGTTTCATCAGGTGCATACACATATAAAGTTACACCTGTTGATTCAAACGGAAATAAGACTTTAGGACTGTCAGGTACTATCACAGTACTTGTAGACAATACTCCTCCTGTTATCAGTTCAGATACAGTAAGGGTGAACCCGTTCAATATTGCTATGCTTGATCAGGATTCCGTACGCATTAACTATAACCTGTCAGAAAACGCAAAAGTTACGGTTAAGATTTTCGACAGCAATGGGACACTGGTACGTTTGGTAGAAAACAGCCTTGATAAGGCTGCCGGTTCCAATTATGTTTACTGGGATTGTAAGGATGAATCTCAAAAGATAGTAAAAGACGGGGATTACAAATACACTCTGCAGGCTGTTGACTCCGCAGGTAATTCATCAGCTCCCGTATCGGGTATTATTATGATCAGAAGCGCTCTGACTATAAGTTCCGTTTCCGTCACCCCAAATCCTTACTCGCCGGGAGGTGGCAATGTATTATCCATTTCTTATGCTGTATCAGAACCAGCAAGGAGTAAAATAACCATAGGCAGGATAGGAGCCTATACTGTTTTCGAAAAAGTTACCGAAAACAGCACAGGAACTGTAACATTGAGCTGGGACGGTAAGAATAGTACTGGAAGCATAGTACCCGATGGTGAATATTACTATGAAATAACTGCTGTAAAACCGGATGGTACATATGCAAAATCCATATTAGGTACTTTGATGATAACCTCGAAAGCAGTTATCGGTCAAAAGCCTGTAATCGACCTGAATACTTTTAATCCTAATCCATTTGACCCTACAGACAGCAATACGGCAGAAATATCTTACCGACTATCCGAATCTTGCAGTGTAACGATAAATATTATGGATAGTTCAAATGCTGTGATCAGAGTTCTGGAAGCCAATACACAGAAATCTGCCGGTGTGAATTCGATAATATGGGACGGAAAAAGCTCAAATGGAACAACTATACCGGATGGTAATTACACCTATAATATTACAGCTGTAGATAACGAAGGACAGTCCGGATCGTGCTCAGGTAGTTTTGTTGTAAAACGCTATCCGATTTCCATAACCTCGGTAAGCGATTCACCAGACCCGTTCATTCCTAACGGTTCAAACAAGACAGCTATAAGATTTACCTTATCAAAAAACGCATCGGCTGTAATCAGAATATATGATAAAAACAATGCGCTGGTAAAGACTTTTACAATAAACGCCGCAGTAAAAGGTGAAAACATAATTTATTGGGATGGAAAGACTGAATCAGGTAATGCGGTAAAAGACGGTTCATATACATATACAATAGACGCTGAAGATTCCCAGGGTAACAAGTCAAACCAGGTAAAGGGCACAATCAGTATAGATGCGACACCACCTTCAATCTATCAGCATTATGTGGAACCTCCTGTAATTGAACCAGACTGA
- a CDS encoding S8 family serine peptidase yields MNFHFSSRSTKTISLLTLVIFLALICSPVKLSSAADSNTGEELVLKLAPNKSISQVVTKYKVTVAETIKELGIYKVKLPRDAKKEDILNSLKSDPLVQHCQPNYKYAASSEAEYEPNDPDYDLQWGLPKIKANQAWDAAREKSTVTLAVLDTGVNTSHPDLAGRFVSGYNTISNSANVSDDNGHGTHVAGIAAAIRNNSKGIAGVSNKISIMPIKVLDSTGSGYTTDICEGIVWAANRGAKIINLSMSAPGKDEFLQSAIDYAYDKGAIIVAAAGNSNTDTAYYPAALNNVIAVSSLDTSGFKAYSSNYGTYIDLTAPGVNIYSTASDGKYGYMSGTSMAASFVSAAAAYLWSLDNTLTAEKVEQTLKDSATDMGYSGKDTYYGYGLINLRKAVQAYAVNPAPPDAPAQNQDAGQNQNNNSSQTQNPVEIPSPAPAIDPNQNTQQTQNTGTTQKKYANIIYYLSEDASVTIQIFDCLGKLIRVIEKDAFKPAGINSCQWDGKDSYGTPVRDGVYTYKIEAVDSAGHWSTPASGTIIVERYNPSITQVNDYPDPINPQKGMTSTISYTLSENANVTIDIYDNNLNPVKNLINTYVFFGTSKAVWDGTNNSGLPVKDGLYRYEINATDSFGKKAEKVTGTITVELTEAKRPPLISNNVENPNPYTPGGIETMAITYILSKDARVNLSIINNSGSTVRVLENSTQKKAGSSSSIWDGKDSTGKTVPAGDYIYRIYAVDSDGMMSNTVEGKIIVTETVFKITLMGDKPDPFLPDGTSYNTIEYAISRQADVKISISDSSGSLIDTIFSGRVTEGTNKALWYGKNSSGKVVPDGKYTYRITATDLSGVTASPVTGDIIVASGNKPLLSSVSDSPDPFIPASGSKSNISYTLSETAVVSIKIQDSKGTLIRTLINSTVSQGNNQAIWDGKDNTGKTVVRGLYIYTIDATAGLSKRHEQQTGTITVTDNTSTLAISNFSADPNPFHPNGSNSTTISYKLSADAKVTTTIIDAAGTVIKVLESNIQKASGISYTEWDAKNSAGKLAAIGKYKCEINATGVSGEQASITGEISVQYSLPTITSVVDLPDPFSPPVAKSLNISFVLSKDAAVVLKVYDLAGNPVRTLINGALKSGANFVLWDGKDSSGNFVRDGGYYSYRIDATDNLGNKAPTFVGVFTIDSVPPGIAMEAPSPNPFVVSGGNSVFTSYTLTESSKVKIEVYDSTNRVIKVLEDNTLKTSSRQNILWNGRDTEGNIVSEGIYRIQVTAVDEAGNNSKPVSVTVTVKHKGPVITWFDDNPDPFGADGKVCSTINYSISKKSKVTIKIYDSSNTLVKTLMDQQITIGGSASWDGTNDSGDIVPSGTYTYKIDAVDEYGNKAEQKTGTVTVDSSAPELSNGSADPNPFIPTE; encoded by the coding sequence ATGAATTTTCATTTTTCCAGCAGAAGCACTAAAACTATTTCCCTTTTAACATTGGTAATATTTCTTGCCCTGATATGCAGTCCGGTAAAACTTTCATCCGCTGCCGATTCAAACACCGGTGAGGAGCTGGTTTTGAAACTGGCACCCAACAAAAGCATCAGCCAGGTTGTGACAAAATACAAGGTTACCGTTGCAGAAACCATCAAGGAACTTGGTATTTATAAAGTCAAGCTTCCCAGGGATGCTAAAAAGGAGGATATTCTGAACAGCTTAAAATCAGACCCTCTTGTTCAGCATTGCCAGCCAAACTATAAATATGCTGCAAGTTCCGAGGCAGAGTACGAGCCAAACGATCCGGATTATGACCTTCAGTGGGGTCTTCCTAAAATCAAAGCAAATCAGGCCTGGGATGCCGCCAGGGAAAAAAGCACGGTAACTCTGGCAGTTTTGGACACCGGGGTGAATACAAGCCACCCGGATCTGGCAGGAAGGTTTGTCAGCGGGTATAATACGATTTCCAACAGTGCAAATGTAAGCGATGATAATGGACATGGCACACATGTTGCCGGTATTGCTGCTGCTATAAGGAATAACAGTAAAGGAATAGCGGGAGTCTCAAATAAAATCTCCATAATGCCGATCAAAGTTCTGGATTCCACAGGTTCCGGCTATACCACAGATATTTGCGAGGGTATAGTATGGGCTGCCAACCGGGGAGCAAAAATAATCAACCTTAGTATGTCTGCTCCCGGTAAGGATGAATTCCTGCAAAGTGCTATCGACTATGCATATGATAAAGGAGCAATAATTGTAGCTGCAGCGGGCAATTCAAATACGGACACGGCTTACTATCCTGCTGCCCTGAATAATGTCATTGCAGTTTCCTCTTTGGATACCTCAGGCTTTAAGGCCTATTCATCAAATTACGGTACATATATCGATCTGACTGCACCGGGAGTCAATATCTACAGTACAGCCTCAGACGGAAAATACGGCTATATGTCGGGAACATCCATGGCAGCATCTTTCGTATCTGCCGCAGCTGCTTACTTGTGGAGCCTTGACAACACATTAACCGCTGAAAAAGTCGAGCAGACATTGAAGGACTCTGCCACCGACATGGGATATTCAGGGAAAGACACCTATTACGGATACGGTCTTATAAATTTGCGTAAAGCTGTACAAGCTTATGCCGTAAATCCTGCTCCACCCGATGCGCCTGCTCAAAATCAGGATGCGGGACAAAATCAGAACAATAATTCAAGCCAGACTCAGAATCCTGTAGAAATTCCAAGTCCGGCTCCGGCCATAGATCCAAATCAGAATACTCAACAGACTCAGAATACAGGCACTACTCAAAAAAAATACGCAAACATAATATACTACTTATCCGAAGATGCCAGTGTTACAATACAAATATTTGATTGTCTGGGCAAACTTATAAGAGTTATTGAAAAAGATGCTTTTAAACCCGCAGGAATCAACTCATGCCAATGGGATGGTAAAGACTCCTACGGCACCCCTGTCAGAGATGGTGTATATACCTATAAAATCGAAGCGGTTGACAGTGCAGGTCATTGGTCTACACCTGCGTCAGGTACTATAATAGTTGAGCGGTATAACCCTTCAATTACACAGGTAAATGATTACCCTGATCCGATAAACCCTCAGAAAGGTATGACAAGCACAATCAGCTATACCCTTTCAGAAAATGCAAATGTTACTATAGATATATATGATAACAATCTAAACCCGGTAAAAAACCTCATAAATACTTATGTGTTTTTCGGTACATCCAAAGCAGTCTGGGATGGAACCAACAATAGCGGCCTGCCGGTAAAAGACGGTTTATACCGGTATGAAATAAATGCAACCGACTCATTTGGCAAAAAAGCAGAAAAGGTTACAGGAACTATAACAGTGGAATTGACAGAAGCAAAAAGGCCTCCTCTAATCAGCAATAATGTAGAAAATCCGAATCCATATACTCCAGGCGGTATTGAGACTATGGCTATTACATATATACTATCAAAAGATGCCAGGGTAAATCTTTCTATAATAAACAATTCAGGATCTACCGTAAGAGTTCTGGAAAACAGTACACAGAAAAAAGCCGGCAGCTCTTCATCGATATGGGATGGTAAAGATTCTACAGGCAAAACAGTTCCGGCAGGAGATTACATCTACAGGATATATGCCGTAGACTCTGATGGTATGATGTCAAATACTGTAGAAGGAAAAATTATTGTAACTGAAACAGTATTCAAGATAACTCTTATGGGAGATAAACCCGACCCCTTCCTGCCTGATGGTACTAGCTACAATACTATTGAATACGCCATATCCCGGCAGGCGGATGTAAAAATCAGCATATCCGACAGCAGTGGCTCCCTGATTGATACAATTTTCAGCGGACGCGTGACAGAAGGTACCAATAAAGCTCTTTGGTACGGTAAAAACTCATCCGGGAAAGTTGTTCCCGACGGAAAATATACATATAGGATCACTGCCACTGACCTTTCCGGAGTAACAGCCTCCCCTGTCACAGGTGATATTATAGTAGCCTCCGGAAATAAGCCTTTGTTGTCATCCGTTAGCGACTCTCCGGACCCATTCATTCCGGCAAGCGGTAGTAAAAGCAATATTTCTTATACACTGAGTGAAACTGCTGTTGTGAGTATCAAGATCCAGGACAGTAAGGGAACTTTGATAAGAACCCTCATAAACAGTACAGTCAGTCAGGGTAATAACCAGGCTATATGGGATGGGAAGGACAATACCGGTAAAACAGTCGTAAGAGGGTTGTACATTTACACCATAGATGCGACAGCGGGTCTCAGTAAAAGGCATGAGCAGCAGACAGGTACAATTACGGTTACAGATAATACTTCAACACTTGCAATAAGCAATTTCAGTGCTGATCCGAACCCATTCCATCCGAATGGCAGTAATAGTACGACTATCTCGTATAAATTATCTGCTGACGCCAAAGTCACAACTACTATCATAGATGCAGCCGGTACAGTAATAAAGGTATTGGAAAGCAATATTCAGAAAGCATCAGGGATTAGTTATACGGAGTGGGATGCAAAAAATTCGGCAGGCAAGCTGGCAGCTATAGGCAAGTATAAGTGTGAGATAAATGCAACAGGTGTTTCAGGTGAACAAGCTTCCATTACAGGAGAAATCTCTGTGCAGTATTCACTGCCTACGATCACCTCTGTTGTCGATTTGCCGGACCCGTTTTCTCCGCCTGTAGCAAAATCGCTCAACATCTCCTTTGTTCTCTCTAAGGATGCTGCCGTAGTACTGAAGGTATATGACCTTGCCGGTAATCCTGTCAGAACATTGATCAATGGGGCTCTAAAATCAGGGGCGAATTTTGTTTTGTGGGATGGGAAAGATTCAAGCGGTAATTTCGTGAGGGATGGAGGTTATTATTCCTACAGGATTGATGCAACAGATAATCTTGGAAACAAAGCCCCGACTTTTGTCGGCGTATTCACCATCGATTCGGTTCCACCCGGTATAGCGATGGAAGCCCCAAGTCCAAATCCGTTTGTCGTATCAGGCGGCAACTCAGTATTTACTTCATATACACTTACAGAGTCTTCAAAGGTAAAAATTGAAGTGTATGATTCAACAAACAGGGTTATAAAGGTTTTGGAAGACAATACCTTAAAAACATCAAGCAGGCAGAATATTTTATGGAACGGCAGAGATACAGAAGGAAACATCGTTTCAGAGGGTATATATAGAATTCAGGTAACCGCAGTTGATGAGGCCGGCAACAACTCCAAGCCGGTATCAGTAACCGTTACAGTAAAACATAAAGGCCCTGTAATCACATGGTTTGATGATAATCCCGACCCTTTTGGGGCGGATGGAAAGGTATGCAGTACAATCAACTACTCCATTTCAAAAAAATCAAAGGTTACGATAAAGATATATGACAGCAGCAATACACTTGTAAAAACCCTGATGGATCAGCAGATAACCATAGGCGGCTCAGCTTCATGGGATGGTACAAACGACTCAGGTGATATTGTCCCAAGTGGAACTTACACCTATAAAATTGATGCAGTAGACGAATATGGTAATAAGGCAGAACAAAAAACAGGTACTGTCACCGTAGACTCAAGTGCACCCGAGCTCAGCAACGGAAGTGCAGACCCCAACCCATTCATCCCCACAGAATAA
- a CDS encoding DEAD/DEAH box helicase produces the protein MENLIFKDLNLSEEIQKALSDMGFEEATPIQSKSIPHILDGVDVIGQAQTGTGKTCAFGIPAIEKIDHEIEGIQVLVLCPTRELAIQISEELKSVSKYKKGIGILPVYGGQPIDRQISALKKRPQIIIGTPGRIMDHMRRRTLKLANLKMIILDEADEMLNMGFREDIDTILGKIPEEKQTVFFSATMPREIMDLTAKYQKNPIHIKAAHKELTVPAIEQFYLEVNESSKLEILSRIIDASNIKLSLVFCNTKKRVDELASSLQSRGYSAEALHGDMKQDQRDRVMAKFRKGNIDILIATDVAARGIDVDDVEAVFNYDIPNDEEYYVHRIGRTGRAGRTGKAFTFVVGREIYKLRDIQKYTKSTVRIMKPPTLTDIEENKISILLDKLKESIAAGNYSKYVSYIEKTLEEVNAHDNQDSYVTSLDIAAALLKMVIGQNDNREDISVPEADEADTGAEHGMVRLFINVGSNNKIQPRHIIESIASNTGIPGKLIGAIDIFDRFTFVEVPREYATEVLSSMKNYTLKGKRINIEKSNKKIRVRRRA, from the coding sequence ATGGAAAACTTGATTTTTAAAGATCTAAATTTATCCGAAGAAATACAAAAAGCACTATCCGATATGGGATTTGAAGAAGCAACACCCATACAATCCAAATCAATACCGCATATACTTGACGGAGTTGATGTTATCGGACAGGCGCAGACAGGAACCGGAAAAACCTGTGCATTCGGGATACCTGCGATAGAAAAAATAGACCATGAGATTGAAGGTATACAGGTATTGGTTCTATGCCCAACAAGGGAACTTGCCATACAGATCTCTGAAGAGCTAAAAAGCGTATCAAAATATAAAAAAGGTATTGGCATATTGCCTGTATATGGCGGACAACCCATAGACCGGCAGATTTCAGCCCTAAAAAAACGTCCTCAGATAATTATCGGAACACCGGGTCGTATAATGGATCATATGAGACGCCGTACTTTAAAGCTGGCAAATCTTAAAATGATTATCCTTGATGAAGCTGATGAAATGCTAAACATGGGCTTTCGCGAGGATATCGATACTATTCTGGGAAAAATACCCGAAGAAAAGCAAACAGTATTTTTCTCAGCTACCATGCCAAGGGAAATCATGGATTTGACTGCCAAGTACCAAAAAAATCCCATTCATATAAAGGCAGCTCACAAAGAATTGACAGTACCTGCCATTGAACAATTCTATCTTGAAGTCAATGAATCCTCAAAATTGGAGATTCTGTCCAGGATTATTGATGCTAGCAATATAAAGCTTTCACTGGTTTTCTGCAATACAAAAAAGCGCGTTGATGAACTAGCTTCCAGCTTACAATCAAGAGGCTATTCTGCTGAAGCCCTCCACGGAGATATGAAACAGGACCAGAGAGACAGGGTAATGGCGAAATTCAGGAAAGGAAATATTGATATTCTCATAGCGACGGATGTGGCTGCCCGCGGAATAGATGTAGATGACGTGGAAGCTGTATTTAATTATGATATACCAAACGATGAAGAGTATTATGTCCACAGAATCGGCAGAACCGGTAGAGCTGGCAGAACCGGCAAAGCCTTTACCTTTGTTGTCGGGCGTGAGATATACAAACTAAGGGATATACAAAAATACACAAAATCCACTGTCAGAATAATGAAGCCGCCTACTTTGACAGACATAGAGGAAAATAAAATAAGTATTCTGCTGGACAAATTAAAAGAATCCATAGCAGCAGGAAATTATTCAAAATATGTTTCATATATAGAAAAAACCCTTGAAGAAGTAAATGCACATGATAACCAGGATAGTTATGTTACATCTCTGGATATAGCCGCCGCTTTACTAAAAATGGTTATAGGCCAAAATGACAACAGAGAAGATATATCTGTTCCGGAAGCCGATGAGGCGGATACCGGTGCTGAGCACGGAATGGTAAGGCTCTTTATTAATGTAGGCAGTAATAATAAAATACAGCCAAGGCATATTATCGAAAGTATCGCCTCTAACACAGGAATACCCGGAAAACTTATCGGTGCAATAGATATTTTTGATAGGTTCACTTTTGTGGAGGTTCCAAGAGAATATGCAACAGAAGTTTTATCTTCCATGAAAAACTATACACTGAAGGGTAAGAGAATAAACATAGAAAAGTCAAATAAAAAGATAAGAGTGAGAAGGAGAGCTTAG